GCTTGATCGCCAGGAGTTCAAGTCTGCGGAATTGCACACCAACCTGGGCAATGCCTATTTTTTTGCGGGAGAGCATGGTTATGCCGTTTTGAATTACCAACGCGCACTGCACATGGACCCTTTGCAGGGGGAAGCCAAACACAACCTGCAGTACGCGAGATCATTGGCCATTGATGAGTTAGAGGAATCCCGGAGTCAGAAAATCACCAGAGTGTTGAGTTTTTGGCATCGCTGGCCGTTCGGTCTTCGCCTGTTGATCTTTGGCTTTGCTCATTTTGCGGTTTGGGGACTGTTGGCGGCCTACCTCTTACGAAAGATTCCTAAAAACGGGTGGACTTTGGCTGGCGTGAGCGCGGGAGCATTTCTTGTTCTTGTGTTTGGCTCCTCACTGTGGGTGAGTTATTGCGCTTGGGATAATGATGTCGACGGAGTGGTGGTGGAACGCGAAATCGTTGCTCGTCACGGAAACGGCTATATTTATGGCAACGCCTTCAACTCACCTCTACACGCAGGAACCGAATTCACTATCCTTGAAGAGCGGGGGGATTGGTGCCATGTCCGTCTCTTGGACAGGAAAACCTGTTGGCTGCCTCAATCGGCGATTCGGAGGGTGAAGGAGGATTGAAGGGAGACTTGACGCAGCAAGCCCCTTTGGTGGTTTGAGGTTAAGACAGAAGAAATACCATTTGTTACTGGAAATTCGTCCCATATGGTGCATTTCCTATGCATCACATTTCCTATGACGACTTTTCAATTACTCATGGATTCTTCCGATCCGCCTGCGTGGCAAACCGTTTGGGGGTTTTTCAGCCAAGGTGGATGGTTTATGATCCCCATCCTGTTGTGTTCCATTATCGCGGTGGCCGTGATCGTTTTCAAGCTGATGACGGTTAGCAAGGCTCTTGTCATGCCAGACAAACTGGTATCGGAGGTGGAGCAAATCGAATCCTATTTGGAAGCCGGGCATCTGAACCATTTGGATCAGATTTTTTCCGCGGGGGATACGGCTTTGGCCCGACTTTGCGATGTGGCGTTACATAATGCCGGCAGGCGCGAGGGCAAGGTGCAAGAGGCCGTGCAGTCGGCAGCCCGCGAGGAAATTGTCAAAATGCACGCCGGTATGTCAGCACTTGAGGTTGTGATTACGATTGCGCCATTGCTTGGGCTGCTGGGAACGGCCAGCGGACTGGTGGTTGTCTTTGCCCATGTCGGCCAATCTGCAGATCACGCCAGTGTGGGGCAGGGGATTTCAATCGCATTGAATACAACCGTTGCGGGACTCGCTGTCGCTGTTCCCACGGTGATTGCCCATAGCCATTTCAACCGTAAAATTGAAACAATGGCAGCCCGGTTGGAAGTGATCATGGGGAAAGTCATTTCGGCATTCCACCATCAACAAGCCTTTTTTGGTCGTCACGACGACGCGTAATCTTTTAGCTGACACGTTGTGGAATTCTATCGCCCCAAACGAAAAATCCCCTTGGTGCCGATCTTGCCCTTGATCGACATCCTGATGATTTTGTTGATTTACTTCGCGGTGGAATACGATCCGAAGAAAAAACGTGAGGTTCTGCAAATTGAACTGGCTCTGGCCCAGGACTCGGCAACCACGCAAGTGGTGGAGCCTGCAGCTGTGCTCGCCGTTGCCGCCGACGGGTCGATCACTCTGGACGCCACACGCGTTATCGATGGTATGCTGGTCAACTACCTCAAGTTGTTCCGTGAACAGTATCCCGAGCGAAAGCTCGAGCTGGAGCCGGATAAACAGTTACCATTGGAAACCTTCATCATCGTACAAAACGCGTTGATTGAAGCCGGAATCAACCCTAAGGATGTTCCTACCCGGGTGAAAATCCCGGAGTCTGCTCTCGACGAGTAAACAAAGTGCCGTTAATAGAAACCATCACCGCCCGGCACGGGCCATGTCTTATGATCCTTGAAATTACCCAATACGGAAACCCCATCCTGCGAAAAAAATGTAAAGCTGTCGAAGTCGTTGACGATGATCTACAGCAATTTGCTCAGGATATGATTGAAACCATGGTGGATGCCAATGGTGTGGGACTTGCGGCTCCTCAGGTAAACCAGGATATTCGCATGGCGGTCGTTGATGTTTCCCATGACCCGGAATGTGTTTCTTTTCTCAAAGTGAATGGTGAAGATGTATCCATGGATCAGGTGATGCCCCTGGTGTTCATCAATCCGGAGCTCGTGCTCGACGGTGAAAAAGAAAGCGACACCGAAGGTTGTCTCAGCATCCACGATATCCGGGCCAATGTGAAGCGTCCGAGTGTGGTTAAAGCCACCTTACCGCAACTCGATGGCTCGGTGATTGAACTGGAGGCAGACGGCTTGCTTGCTCGAGCCATCCAGCATGAAGTGGATCACCTGAACGGCATTCTCTTTATCGATCGGATCAGCCCGGCGGCCAAGGTGAGCGTAAAGCGTAAATTACGGCGTCTGGCGGCGCGTTAGCCTCCAGCCTCGGCGGCTTTTTTGAGTTTTGTCTCTACCCCCCCTTGAAGTACCCATGTCTTCTCCTCAATATCAGGAAATTGAAGGACTACAGGTTCGTGTGGATGATGTTATCTACATGCCCAGCCTGGATGCACCGGCAGACAAACCGCATCCCTTTGTATACTTTATTACCATCGTCAACGACTCGGTTGAACGGGTTCGGATCATGGGCAGGAAGTGGGTGGTTCGCGAGCAAGACGGGGAAGTCACCGTTGTTGAAGGTGATGGGGTCGTCGGTCAATCTCCCGTGCTGGAGCCCGGCGAGGATTTTTCTTACAACAGCTACCATATCACGGCGAGGCAGGCCTCAGTTCAGGGGTCCTTCTTTGGTGTCACCAACACCGGCAAACACGTCCGTGTTTCGATTCCGGCATTCACGCTGGAGATTCCTGATTGGGCGTGAGGCGAGACCTTCTGTGGAATGAGCAATAAAGAGCACCTGCACCGCTTTAGCTCACGAGAAGCCCCACAAAAAAATTCCTAGAGAAATTTTTCAGCCTGAACGATATCGTGGGGGTAGGTGATTTTGGGATTGGGCCCCGGATTGGGGACCAGGTGCGTCGAGCACCCAATCAGCTCCAGCGCGGAAACTTCATCGGTTACACGCGCCCCTTGTGAGAGCACGTGTTGGTAAGCTTCCTTGAGTAGATCGGCCTGAAAGATTTGTGGAGTTTCCATCAACCACAATTGTTCCCGGTCCACCGCTTCAATGACGACATCCTCGGCATTGGCGCGTTTGACTGTTTCCGTGACCTGCCGCGCTGATGCGGAGCATCGATAGATCTGGGCATCGTGAAATACTATCGAAATTTGGGAATTGGCAATCAGTGGGCGAGCTCCATCATGGACTGCGATATAATCAATATCAGCATTGTCTTCCAACAAGCTTAGTCCGGCCGCTACCGAGT
This genomic stretch from Oceaniferula marina harbors:
- a CDS encoding MotA/TolQ/ExbB proton channel family protein, which codes for MDSSDPPAWQTVWGFFSQGGWFMIPILLCSIIAVAVIVFKLMTVSKALVMPDKLVSEVEQIESYLEAGHLNHLDQIFSAGDTALARLCDVALHNAGRREGKVQEAVQSAAREEIVKMHAGMSALEVVITIAPLLGLLGTASGLVVVFAHVGQSADHASVGQGISIALNTTVAGLAVAVPTVIAHSHFNRKIETMAARLEVIMGKVISAFHHQQAFFGRHDDA
- a CDS encoding ExbD/TolR family protein; this encodes MEFYRPKRKIPLVPILPLIDILMILLIYFAVEYDPKKKREVLQIELALAQDSATTQVVEPAAVLAVAADGSITLDATRVIDGMLVNYLKLFREQYPERKLELEPDKQLPLETFIIVQNALIEAGINPKDVPTRVKIPESALDE
- the def gene encoding peptide deformylase; translation: MILEITQYGNPILRKKCKAVEVVDDDLQQFAQDMIETMVDANGVGLAAPQVNQDIRMAVVDVSHDPECVSFLKVNGEDVSMDQVMPLVFINPELVLDGEKESDTEGCLSIHDIRANVKRPSVVKATLPQLDGSVIELEADGLLARAIQHEVDHLNGILFIDRISPAAKVSVKRKLRRLAAR
- a CDS encoding Co(2+)/Mg(2+) efflux protein ApaG; amino-acid sequence: MSSPQYQEIEGLQVRVDDVIYMPSLDAPADKPHPFVYFITIVNDSVERVRIMGRKWVVREQDGEVTVVEGDGVVGQSPVLEPGEDFSYNSYHITARQASVQGSFFGVTNTGKHVRVSIPAFTLEIPDWA
- the ispD gene encoding 2-C-methyl-D-erythritol 4-phosphate cytidylyltransferase; protein product: MKLAAIIVAAGSSRRMGFDKLLATLGSKAVLEHSIQAFLSCEDVEEIVVVCPKERFDALDLESLTSSGKKIRRVNGGRDRHDSVAAGLSLLEDNADIDYIAVHDGARPLIANSQISIVFHDAQIYRCSASARQVTETVKRANAEDVVIEAVDREQLWLMETPQIFQADLLKEAYQHVLSQGARVTDEVSALELIGCSTHLVPNPGPNPKITYPHDIVQAEKFL